DNA from Danaus plexippus chromosome 6, MEX_DaPlex, whole genome shotgun sequence:
tctctcaagactttgtaaaaaatatattgaatatatcataaagagaatgaagtttttttttaatttgttttttactcGGAGATCATTAATCGCCATATTGAAATCATGACTTCCGTTGTAATATTgcgttataaacatataattgatATACATCTACATTACATGACTCACGTCCTGAAGCCTGTGAATGTAATCAAActatggaaaaataaaattttacaagtttCGCTTAAATGACGATCATTCGACAGAGGGCGAATTAGAGACTGAATGGCTCCAATCAGCTGGGCTGGCGTCCCTGGCGGCGCCCTTCCAGGCCGGGCTGGAGGTGTCCGAGGCTCAGCTCGGAGAGGCCGTCCGACCCCTGCCGAGGGAACAGGCGGCGGCGGTGAGGCGAAGAGTGAGGAGGCTCAATAGAACAGTCAGACGAAGACGGGCTGCCTCTCGAGCCAAGAAACCGGATATACGAGATGTCTTCAGAGACTTGGAGGTGAgtctaagttatttaataaggaACCATAAAACATATCAATTATACTTAAAGCATCTAAAAGCTAAGTTATTCCTCTTccagtttattataataaaataatacctacATTTAAATCGGAACTATGGCATTATATGcttgttttaatatcatatacgggttaataatattactattcaattaaaaagaatcatttattattcaataaaagtatattacaaaattatttattttcttaaggAAACagtaaaaatagattaaattcTCAGAAGctcagaattatataaaaattaattgttaaatttctAAGGAAAATTGAAAGACATACGAGTATGTATGATGGatatttacatcaaaatattcattagAAAGACTATATTTTCTctcgaaatacaaaaaaaaaaacatttaagaacaaaaagagaacgattaataaaacttattattcataataattaattcctttAAGTAATAATCTCTATAAAGTCACATCCGGTAGTATGCTGAGTATCAATGAGATATTTGAAACTCGTTCTGTATGTCAAGtttgaagtttatttattctgcGCGCACCGTTAGCCTCCACAGATAAACAAGTTTTGTAGTTTTGATTTCtaacttttttttcttgacATCGGACTTGTGCTAAGGACAACCTTGAGATGCCAGTGCTTATTACTTCAATTATCCTTCACCGTTACTCAGagcgtatattatattataatgaattaatgataaaattgatatattcaTAGGATAACGGGAAACAACTCAACtttcgtttttaattattattaatattaattcttaatcaATGATCttcttatcatatatttagttttttttaatattatttaagagaaaACATGATTCTCTTAAAGTTCAAGGTACTCCGTGTCAAGCTTTCGAGTGCTTTAATCAATTTTCGTGCATTCACTTTCCTATGACCGCATCACTTAAACGCTGGTTCATTAGCTACAAGCGATGGAGTGCGGCCTGTCCCCTAACACGCGGACGctctttatttatgatttgttaaaataaaaatttaaaaaatatattgtatgtatataaccATCGTGATTTCTAGTTCTAGATAATATCAAGCAATTTATCCCGGTTGATTTTTAAGCgacgatttaacaaaaaatataccattCTACTTAACCAGACAGACACATTTAACAATATAGATACACATGTTAGTGTGATTGTGTTAATGTGGAAAAATCAGTGCGACGACTAAGCTATCATGATCAATGACATTCTTACATTGGGGTTACTAAACCACATCACTGACACGAAGTTCTTAATGCGATGgttttcatttgttattttaatgttacaatagattttattgtacattaaACATGACGGAACAACGAACcactttaatacattataaacgTATTGCTAATACCGAAACAGTGCAACACGATTACAAGCTTCCGAGAAACTGTTAACACTTAGAAAATATCTGTCCGACGACGAGACATTAGGGATAGGTGATAAGAATAAACTCGTTAGATAAATGTGCAATTAGgtacaacttaaaaaaataaatagttacaaaatggCGCCCAAACTTAAACGTCGTACGTCGTATGCTTAGATTCTGTTAGTGTTTTGAgagaacaattttaatataaaatatgtataaagtatAACATGCATCGTTCGTTAATACGAGGCGATTCGAAGCGGACGTGCCCGCGTAAATTGGCCAGCGTCCGGTAAATTTCAAAAGAGAAGCTGTTTTGGTTCAGTTTGTGGTGTGATATCGCTGGTGAAGTGACGGCTCACGGGCTCCAGGCCAGGGAACCACGACCATGATCTGTGACGCTGTCAGGAATAAGCTGTACGAGAAAATGGTCAACTGCAAGAGATTGGCCTTGTTGAGATCCTATCTCGACGCTTTGGTAATTTGTAGATGTGATTAATTATaggaaaaaagttattttattgcggtcatattttagaaaaaccacaaattattaattaaattcatcaatttgtaacaataaaatatcacattttaatgtgttaaaaAGATCTTAAACGTGTAGATACTATTGCAtacttaaaatcattaaaaacgcggccttattgttatttttatacctcacatttctatttttatatgtgcTTTTTTCAGTCGAGCGTAAATTAGAAGAATTTTGGGCgctagtaaattttatttctctaattaataatctaaaaataatataattatctttcTATAGAATGTCAGCCGATCATAAACACCttgaactaaaatattatctgcgGGATCCTTCCTACGCGGTTTTCTACACACCTTTAACCAATTCACCTTATAATGtattggcaaaaaaaaaaatagttcaaGCAAAACAGTTACCACATTTAATAAACGAAACTTCAAGGAGACGAAGCGTGGCACGCGATGCTGTGTTGAAATGTGTTCGTGATAATTATTACGctcttgaattaatatatgaaaaaggaCAAACGGTTCAGTTTTcgcttattaataattgttttaatggtGCAGTCCGGTTGTATGTAATCTTGATCTCAATTGGCGACAACGAATCAACGATCACTATATTTgcaatcaaataaattgacaGAAGCTCTTAGATCGTCATATGAGAAATAAACAATGTCTGTGGAGAATAAATaactatgatataaaaatatttatataaaaagtaaaataatttaaaatttaaaatacaattcaaaGCAGAAACATCATTattcatattcaatattttttaaataaataaaaaaggctgaagtattatatttaaataacaaaaataccatagtttaaacaattatatccagagattattaaaatatttattatctgtagtGACTAGTGTGATGCGCGGGTCATGAACTGTATGTTGATGAACCactacttatttaatatataacttccCTTTCCGGCCgccaattataaatacaatttaactatttatagctatgtttaaataatgttataataatactacttgatttatattataataaaatacttaataaaatctagTACATTGGTAGATAGGATCCGGGAAAAGGAGCCAAACAAACAAGGAACCAAAaactgttaattaaaaataaatataaacatgtttataGGAATTACATGTTCTATTGTaatagttgtattttattaaggaGTTGCATAAAACGTTAACCATAGACTCGTTACGAAATACCTCCCTAACCTTTTGTCTAATTTATATTCCTTGATCCTCTCGACTGGAACAGCCAGGAGGTGAACGACTCCCGGTTCAAGGAAGAGAagtctttaaaacaaatcatGAACCTACGTGGAAGTGCAGCCGCGGGACGTGATCCAACAGTCATTTGAACGCACTCTCAAATTAATTCCATCCATCATCTATATCGCGGATGCATAGTAAATGTAGCTATCGAACACTACATACAAGCGTTTCCcttttctcattcaataacctaccTTAATACTATGATGTGACGATATTTACGAATGAAAAAACTCTTAACTGTAAACTGTATCGTGACGACGACAACTTGGACTAAACATACTGATACATTTTTACTGATTTATGTGacgttatatatacattgaatATGAAAGATGTCCGAAACAAGTTTTGCATTGCCTACCTTAAATCTCTAAATAAATCTGCTCAGTACAGAGGTAACATAACTTTgtcattaaagttttaaatctgCGGCGTTAAACGCTAGCtttcatttcttatataaCGCAATGACACacaccaaaataataaaacgtaatgCTTAAGAAATTTCACTTCCCATTAGATAAAACAATCGCATCCCTTCGTTTGGCTTCAATTACGACATGTTCATGCATCTGACTTCTCACGGGCGATTTCTATTACACAAAAACTACGTCGTTAAGAAACAATTAGCTCGCGTCTATTGTGACGAattcattattgtttattttgaaaaattaatatctgcgTGAACAGTCAGCAGCGGGTCAGGAGCGAACGACGCGCTGACTGGATACATGTTCGGTTGTATTCTAATCACATTACTATTTAGATGATAAAAACTTTGTGTTCCTTTTCAGAACTCTAGTGGTAGCGAGCCTCGTTCCCGTAGTGCCACCCCCGATTCTCTGGACTCGCTGCCCAGCGGTGGGTCCGGCTCACCCCCCACTGAGTGGGCAGACACCGCCACGCCTCCAGATTTCGTGTAGGTTGACTTACTTGAGAccttattgataattttgtcAACTAGTTAGTAGATAGTGAGATTATGGGAAACTATAAAGCAATCAGTTGATAAAGGAATATCTGATTCCAGCGACAGTTACCCAGTGGGAACCCACGCTCCCCTGGCCCGCACGCCTTCAGCCCCGGCCCGTAGAATCCGCGTTTCTCCTCCTGGACCTAACGCTCACTCCCCGCCCAGACCATGCCACGAGCTGTTCAAACCCAATGACCTGCACTGGGCCGACATAGCATCTAATACTGGTGAGCGCATTCatggtatattttatacattccgTCGCTTGAAGTAGTCACGTAAATTTCACTTAAGATATAATTCATCCAAGATGCTTCCCATGATCCTATATCTATACCTTATGTTACAGAAGGTATCGAGCTTCTGGGATACCAGAGATATGGAACCGTCCAAGGTCCCAGGATTGGCAAGGAACGTATCAATGGCACCATACTGAAGAGCAACGATCCTTTCATGTAAGTTCTCTGCCAGAGCAAGTGACTCTCGATACCGCTCTCGCTTCATGTTTCCTCGCAGTTCCATCAGGTTTCTATGATTCTTCAAGTCAAACTGTCGTTGTTTTAGAAAACATACGGCCGTGTCTCGGACCAAGAGTGCTGCGAGCGCTCAGCAGCCGCTCAGCTTCGAACATAAGTTCAATCTGGACCGACAGATGCTGGACCACGAGGAGGTCAGCTTGATTCATATTTATCTCCAAACATAAAAACTGATCTAAGTTTCTGAATTTCTGACAGGCTTAATGAACATATAAAAGGAACTATTATTCTAAGCCATCGCTGTATATCGACCGATTCtgacattttataatcatttttggtctatttgatacaataaaaaattaaaatgatatctgATATAGGTATGAAATGTCAACTTCtttcagtattttttcattaaactgcaatagtttttgtgtgaaaaattaattcacacatttatatataggaGTGGCCGGAAGTGGACAGCACAGTCGACATAGAGACGGTCTCCGAGCCTCAGTTGAAGAAGCTGCAGCCGCTGCTGTGGCTGGAGCTGACCGCATTGTTCGACCGGTACTCGCTGCCCTTCCACAAGAGGAAGCCGCCCAAGAAGAAGAGGAAAGAAGGTACGTTGTTGagtgttgttgttgttgttgaggGAGCAATGTAGTTGTAGCTCTCACTAAAATCAGGAAGATCTGAtgaggaaaacaaaataatatgaagagaatatcaaaaattgtatattaattctaataatttcaaacatttatataaacattttatcttcCGTGATTGCTGAAAACACTTGTTATACGTAATGAGCGCACGCGTCACGAACAATATGTATGTTATCCAGAAGGAGCCGTGTTCGGCGTGTCCCTGGAGACGTTACTGAGGAAGGATATGTTATTGTGGGAGGAGACGTGGAGCTCCGTGCCGGCCGTGCTGAGGGCGCTCGCCTCCGCGCTCAGGGACCGCGCCGCACAATCCGGCCTGCTCAGGGTCCCCGGCAACAAGCACAAGGTACCAGGACCGACTCAGGGAGATTCGAGCCCTGATAGGGTTGAAATCCATTGTATTACTTAGTGAACTGAATAGTAGCTAAGGTGCACGGCAGCAGCTAGGAAGCTGTATTGTTTTTGGCCGTTGTTATATGAGTCAGTAGCTATTCATGTTCGTCACAAGTTTCACTGTAGTCCTCCGTGCTCAGATCGAGGCGCTCTGTCAACTGATCGAGCGTCAGTGGTACGAGGACCGCTCGTCCGTGGAGTCAGCTCTCCACCGCGCCACGGGTCACGACCTCGCCGCCGTCTTCAAGCGTCTCCTGCGCTCCCTGCCCCAGCCGCCGCTCACACAGGAGCTCATGAGACTCTTCTACCAGACATACAGTGAGTTGACAACTAATAAGCATTCCATGttgggaaatatattttgatattccaACTAATATCCTGTTGTTGAGTAGAAACCTCCTGACTTCAGTCTAAAATTATacgactttttttttgtatcagtAAAGCTTCACTTCagcaattaagaaaaatagaaGTGTTTCAGCTAACAGCTTCACCAGAATCATAGAAATATGTTCTGCAACATGATAGTTGACATTTGGACATCACATTTATCCGCAGCACTGTCGGGCGCCAGTCAAGGCCGCGCGCTGAACCTCCTCGTGCTGCTGCTGCCGGCCGAGCAGCGCGCCACACTCCGCGAGGTGCTGCGCCTGGTGCGGGAGATCGCCGCCATGGCCGACACCAACAAGATGAACGAACACAACGTAGCCATGATCATAGCGCCCGCCCTGTTCCCGCCCAGGTGAGACTCCCGGCCAACTCgataatcataaatataatgactCTTCAGGTCAGGAAGGAAGCAGCCATTTAAATCCGCAACGGAACCTGAACCCTTTAAAAGACCCTGATACATCTTGTATCTGTCTAATCCGGTTCTACTTCATGTACTCGTACATATAAAACTTCCACACGTCTCTCCGTGCTATGTTCTCGTGGgagcatttaaattactttttattttaatttactaacaatattattttaaccgaCGCTCTCTTAATCGCTTTGTCTGCCGACTAAGTAATATGTGTATTGGTTTCAGTCTCCTCATCAAGCAATCGGACAGCCTGGAGACTCAGCTGGCGACGGCGGCCAACAGTGTCCACGTGACGGAGGCTCTGATGCGATGGTGCGACCGTCTGTGGTGCGTACCTCCTTCACTGCTGGCAGCCTCACACCGCAAACCTGGACCCCACAGGAGGAACAATCACACTTGAATCGCAGGTCGACCGTGTGTGGTCTCTCCCAAGCGAAGATTCCCGAGATTCCGAGGGACAGTACGGTGCTGAGCTATCGTGTGTTCGAGTGCTGTGTTAGAATCCATAAGTGACGGTTATTGTAAATTCATATGCATATACTCTGTGTTAATTTGACAGTTAACGCATTTAGTATGGTATAAACAATGTGAATGAGATGccaaatattcattatatcgAGTTGTACTTAGTTGTATTTAGTGATTTCTATTCCAGTTGTTTCCGAGGCTGCTGTATTCTTGTTATATTCGAGGCGTAGTGCCATCGTGTCCGGTTCGGTCGAGTTACCATTCGCGTTCGCTACACTATGGTTGTTGTATTGGTGCCTtatgtatgatatttaaatgtaaatagtttACTGTTACGTCTTACCGATATACGAGACGAGCGAAGACTGACTTGGTGTATTATCTATTcaaatgtatgttattattttataaatgtatttacttcacaaataaaaaaaaaacgttattcAAATGGCCTTATCATTTTATACCTCCTAGCGAATAACAACCGCTTCTACTGCAAAGATTAAATCGAAGAAATCGATTGATAAACTTTATTGATTTACTAAACTAATCAAGTGTCATAGTTGATGTAAGCATCTAAACACACCGAGTCAATCCCTCTAGCAACAATGACAGACACTGTTTTATTTTGGCGccaaattaagtttataataaatgaaacataatatttagtctgtgaaaatgtatttattgtagaCCTTCATAATCTTTgaaaggtttaaaaataaaaattctatttgaataaaaGGGATTTAATTGTGTAAATGTTGAAAGGTAGAAAACaagaattttaaagatttgtaTTAGT
Protein-coding regions in this window:
- the LOC116778140 gene encoding rho GTPase-activating protein conundrum isoform X3; the encoded protein is MCVMGALCRFHAKYVIEGELETEWLQSAGLASLAAPFQAGLEVSEAQLGEAVRPLPREQAAAVRRRVRRLNRTVRRRRAASRAKKPDIRDVFRDLENSSGSEPRSRSATPDSLDSLPSGGSGSPPTEWADTATPPDFVDSYPVGTHAPLARTPSAPARRIRVSPPGPNAHSPPRPCHELFKPNDLHWADIASNTEGIELLGYQRYGTVQGPRIGKERINGTILKSNDPFIKHTAVSRTKSAASAQQPLSFEHKFNLDRQMLDHEEEWPEVDSTVDIETVSEPQLKKLQPLLWLELTALFDRYSLPFHKRKPPKKKRKEEGAVFGVSLETLLRKDMLLWEETWSSVPAVLRALASALRDRAAQSGLLRVPGNKHKIEALCQLIERQWYEDRSSVESALHRATGHDLAAVFKRLLRSLPQPPLTQELMRLFYQTYTLSGASQGRALNLLVLLLPAEQRATLREVLRLVREIAAMADTNKMNEHNVAMIIAPALFPPSLLIKQSDSLETQLATAANSVHVTEALMRWCDRLWCVPPSLLAASHRKPGPHRRNNHT
- the LOC116778140 gene encoding rho GTPase-activating protein conundrum isoform X2; translated protein: MVVILKYGTAEYVNFFHCEGELETEWLQSAGLASLAAPFQAGLEVSEAQLGEAVRPLPREQAAAVRRRVRRLNRTVRRRRAASRAKKPDIRDVFRDLENSSGSEPRSRSATPDSLDSLPSGGSGSPPTEWADTATPPDFVDSYPVGTHAPLARTPSAPARRIRVSPPGPNAHSPPRPCHELFKPNDLHWADIASNTEGIELLGYQRYGTVQGPRIGKERINGTILKSNDPFIKHTAVSRTKSAASAQQPLSFEHKFNLDRQMLDHEEEWPEVDSTVDIETVSEPQLKKLQPLLWLELTALFDRYSLPFHKRKPPKKKRKEEGAVFGVSLETLLRKDMLLWEETWSSVPAVLRALASALRDRAAQSGLLRVPGNKHKIEALCQLIERQWYEDRSSVESALHRATGHDLAAVFKRLLRSLPQPPLTQELMRLFYQTYTLSGASQGRALNLLVLLLPAEQRATLREVLRLVREIAAMADTNKMNEHNVAMIIAPALFPPSLLIKQSDSLETQLATAANSVHVTEALMRWCDRLWCVPPSLLAASHRKPGPHRRNNHT
- the LOC116778140 gene encoding rho GTPase-activating protein conundrum isoform X1; translated protein: MIKLESPEVHMSLPRAPDPAALAAYWAEYEDLCRQITTTASNDDDDNHYEEGELETEWLQSAGLASLAAPFQAGLEVSEAQLGEAVRPLPREQAAAVRRRVRRLNRTVRRRRAASRAKKPDIRDVFRDLENSSGSEPRSRSATPDSLDSLPSGGSGSPPTEWADTATPPDFVDSYPVGTHAPLARTPSAPARRIRVSPPGPNAHSPPRPCHELFKPNDLHWADIASNTEGIELLGYQRYGTVQGPRIGKERINGTILKSNDPFIKHTAVSRTKSAASAQQPLSFEHKFNLDRQMLDHEEEWPEVDSTVDIETVSEPQLKKLQPLLWLELTALFDRYSLPFHKRKPPKKKRKEEGAVFGVSLETLLRKDMLLWEETWSSVPAVLRALASALRDRAAQSGLLRVPGNKHKIEALCQLIERQWYEDRSSVESALHRATGHDLAAVFKRLLRSLPQPPLTQELMRLFYQTYTLSGASQGRALNLLVLLLPAEQRATLREVLRLVREIAAMADTNKMNEHNVAMIIAPALFPPSLLIKQSDSLETQLATAANSVHVTEALMRWCDRLWCVPPSLLAASHRKPGPHRRNNHT